CTCCTGCGCCGCTCCGCTGGTGGTGGGAGACGACGGCGCCATCCAGTACTCGGCCAAACACAACCCCACCCTGCTGGCGCTGGCCCTGGGCCGCTTCCCCCTTCTGAAGGCCGTTCCAGGATTCCGCCGCTACGACCGGTTCCACAGAAACGCCTTCCGTGACTACAGCAGCGAGTGTTTTCCGAGTGCCTTTCTCTCCGGCTGCTTCCTGGTGATTCCAGCCCACAGCTACGGGGCCGTGGGCGGCTTCTGCGAGCGCTACTTCCTGCATCTGGAGGATGCGGATCTGGTGCGACGTCTCTCCTCCATCGGCCTCACCGTGCACAATCCCAAAGGAAGGGTGGTCCACAGCTGGGCCCGCGGCTCCCACAGGTCCGTGCGGCAGATGCTGTGCCTGCTGAAATCGATGCTGATCTACCGCTCGATCTGGGGGCTGAGATTTGCCTGATCGCACCGCTGGCCCGGCCCGCTTCGCTGGTTGCGGGGGGTGTGCTCCGTGAAACTGCACGTCTTCGGTGCCCGCTCCCTGGCCGGTGCCGCCTTCGCCGACCTGGCGGCGCAGTGGGCGGGTGGATCGGGCCTGCAGCTCTATGCCAGGCAGCAGCACGGCTATGCAGCCCTCGACCTGGCCCAGGCCGAGGGCCTGGCGCTGAACCCAGACGAGCCAGCCCTGGGGCTGGTGAGCTTCGCCCCCCTCTGGCTGTTCGCTCCCTTCCTGAAGCGCTGGTTGACGCGCCAGCCCCATGCAGCGGGCTGCCTGGCCGCGGTGGTGGCCTGTTCGTCCTCCTCGGCCCTCACCAAGCGGTTTGCCAGCAACGGCTCCGACCGCAGCCTGGCGGCTTGCCTGAGCCAGGCGGAGGACGATCTGCTCACCACCTGCCGTCACTACGGCATCCCCTGCGGGATCCTCCAGCCCACGCTGATCTACGGCCAGGTGGGCTCCCAGCGGGACCGCAATCTGAGCCGCCTGGTGGGGATGATGCGCCGTTGGCCCCTGGTGCCCGTTCCCTCCAGAACCGGCCTGCGGCAGCCGATCCACGCCTTCCAGCTCGCCGCCGTGGCGCTGCATCTCACCCAGCGGCTGGCAGCGGCCGGCAGCGGCGCCGGCCTGCCCGAGCGGCTCGCCGTGGGTGGTGACCAGGCGCTCACCTACAGGGCGATGCTCGAAGGCCTGCAGCAGGCCCTGCCCGCGCATCACCCCGCCCGCCGCTGCCGCCTGCTGCCGATTCCCAACCGCCTGTTCTTCCTGCTTTCGGCCCCGCTGCTGCTGGGATCCCCCAGAGCCTTTGAAGCCGTGCTGCGGCTGGCGGCCGACCTGGCCGGTTTCACCCCCAGCCATGAACTGCTGGGCCGGCCCGCCGAGCCGTTTCCACGCTGGCCCCTGGCGCTCTGAGCGGACTGGCCGGCTCAGGCCACCAGCCGCCCCAGCACCTGGCGCAGGGCGGCGCGCCAGTGGATCGGCTCCAGGCCCAGGGCGGCCCGGCTGGCTGTGCAGTCCAGCAGGGAGTAGCTGGGGCGGCGGGCCGGGGTGGGGTAATCGGCCGTGGTGATGGGCTTCACCCGCGCCTGGCGCTGCAGCAGGCCCAGCTCCTCACCCAGCTCGCCGATCGCCACGGCGAAGTCGTACCAGCTGGCGGCGCCGGCATCGCTCCAGTGCAGCACCGCCGGCAGGGGCGCACCGGCCTCGGGGGGCTCAGGGGGCTCGGAGGCCCCGGGGGGCTCCATGGCGCGCCCGATCAGACGCCAGCAGGCCGCCGCCAGGGTGGGGGTGGCCGTGGGGCAGCCCACCTGGTCGGCCACCACGCCGATCTCCTCCTTCTCGCCATGCAGCCGCAGCATCGTGAGGCAGAAGTTGCGGCCGACCGGGCCGTACACCCAGCTGGTGCGCAGCACATGGGCGCGGCCCTGCTCGGCCAGGTCGCTGGCCAGCACCGCCTGCTCACCCGCCGCCTTGCTGGCGCCGTACACCCCCAGGGGGTGGAGGGGCTGATCGGGGGTGTAGGGGCTGCCCTGGACCCCATCAAAGACGAAGTCGGTGCTCACGTGGAGCAGGCGTCCACCGGTCTCGCCCAGGGCCGCGGCCAGCGCCGCAGGGGCCGCGCCGTTCACCGCCTGGGCCAGCTCGGGCTCGCTCTCGGCCCGGTCCACGGCGGTGTAGGCGCCGGCATTCAGCACCCAGTGGGGCCGCCGTTCCCGCACCAGGCGCCGGCAGGCCTCCGGGTCGGCCAGGTCCAGCTCGGCGCGGCCGGTGGCCATGAGGCTCACGCCTGCGGGGCACTGGGCCACCAGCTCCTGGCCCAGCTGGCCGCCCGCTCCGGTGAGCAGCACCTGGAGGGAGGAGTCGCTCATGCGAACAGATCGGCTTCGGCCAGCAGGGGAGCCACGGCGTCCTTGGCGCTGAGCAGGGGCTGGCCGCCTGCCAGGCCCTCCAGCGGCCAGCCGACGGCGAGCTGGGGATCATCCCAGCGGATGCCCCGCTCGCACTCCTTGCTCCAGAAGTCGGTGGTCTTGTAGTGCACCTCCGCCGTGTCGCTCAGGGTGAGGAAGCCGTGGGCATAGCCCGGCGGCACCCAGAGCTGCTGCTTGTTCTCCGCGCTCAGCCGCACACCGCCCCACTGGCCGAAGGTGGGCGAGCCGCGACGGATGTCCACGGCCACATCGAAGATCTCCCCCGCCAGGCAGCGCACCAGCTTGCCCTGGGGATGGGGCGGCAGCTGGTAGTGGAGGCCGCGCAGCACCCCCTGCACCGAGCGGGAGTGGTTGTCCTGCACGAAGACCGTGGGACCGGCAGCGGCGTTGAAGCTGTTCTGGTTCCAGCTCTCGAAGAAGAAGCCGCGGTCATCACCGAACACCCGGGGGGTGAGCAGCAGCACCCCCTCCAGCGCCGCCCCCGTGGTGCTGTTCAGCTGTTCAACCTGCATGACCTGTCTCCAGCACCTGCAGCAGATACTCCCCGTAGCCGCTCTTGCGCAAGGGGGCCGCCAGGGCCGCCAGCTGCCCGTCGTCGATCCAGCCCATGCGCCAGGCCACCTCCTCAGGGCAGCCCACCTTGAGGCCCTGGCGGTGCTCCAGGGTGCGGATGTAGCTGCCGGCCTCATGGAGGGAATCGCAGGTGCCGGTGTCGAGCCAGGCCATGCCGCGGCCCATCAGTTCCACCTTCAGCAGCCCCTCCTCCAGGTACTGGCGGTTGAGATCGGTGATCTCGAGCTCACCCCGATCGGAGGGCACCACCCGGCGGGCGCGCTCCACAACGGTGTCGTCGTAAAAATAGAGGCCCGTGACCGCGTAGCGGCTCTTCGGCTGGGCGGGCTTCTCCTCGATGCTCAGAACCCGCCCGTTGCCATCAAACGCCACCACGCCGTAGCGCTCCGGGTCACGAACGGGATAGGCGAACACGATGGCCCCCTCGCCCTGGCCGTTGCAGCCCTGAAGCTGGGGGCTGAACTCGTGGCCGTGGAACAGGTTGTCGCCCAGCACCAGCGCGGCAGGGGCCCCGGACAGAAACGCCTCACCGATCAGAAACGCCTGGGCCAGACCATCCGGGCTGGGCTGCACGGCGTAGGCAATGGCCATGCCCCAGCGGCTGCCATCACCCAGCAGGCGCTGGAAGGCCTCCTGATCGGTGGGCGTCGTGATGATCAGCACCTCGCGGATCCCCGCCAGCATCAGCGTGCTGAGCGGGTAATAGATCATCGGTTTATCGAACACCGGCAGCAGCTGCTTGCTCACGCCCACCGTGATCGGATGGAGCCGGGTGCCGCTACCTCCCGCCAAGATGATGCCTTTGCGCTCGGGACTCAAGGCTTCGGCGTGACTGGGAAGATGATGCCACGGACGCGATGCCATGGTGCCGATCCAGCTGCTCCGCCATGCCCCCGGCGCGCCCGGTCTGCGCTGGCTTGGCCTGGGGCCCGGGCTTCGCCCGACCCGCGGGCTGCTGAAGCTGCAGCGGCTGTTCAACCACCACGCCTTCTGGGCGCAGCAGCGCAGCTATCCCCAGCTGCGGCGCCTCCTGGCCGGCAGCCCCGTGGTGGTGAGCCTGTGGCGCGGCAAGCGGCTGGTGGGCTTCGGGCGGGCCAGCAGCGATGGGGTGTGCCGGGCCGTGCTCTGGGATGTGGTGGTGGCCGGTGATCTGCAGGGCCGGGGCCTGGGCCGGCAGATGGTGGAGGGGCTGCTCAGCGATCCCCGGCTGCGCCGGGTGGAGCGGGTGTACCTCATGACCACCAACAGCGCCGGCTTCTACGAACAACTGGGCTTCCAGCGGGTGGAGAGCCAGCATCTGCTCGCGCGCCACCCGGGCTAGGCCGGCAGAGCGCTCATCAGACTGCCCATCTCCAGGGCCTGCAGCCCGTAGCTCCAGCCCAGGTTGCTCTTGATGCCGGCCCGCTCCAGCGCCTGCTGCATCGTGTCGGTGGTGAGCACCCCGAAGATCACCGGCACGCCGGTCTGGCGGCTGACGGCGGCCACGCCCTTGCTCACCTCGCTCACCACCACGTCGAAGTGGGGGGTATCGCCGCGGATCACGGCCCCCAGGGTGATCACCACCTGGTAGCGGCCGCTGGCCGCCAGGCGCTGGGCCACCAGGGGAATCTCGAAACTGCCCGGCACCCAGGCCACATCGAGCTGGCTGCTGGAGGCGGAGGTGTCAATGCCGTGGCGGCTGAGGCAATCGAGGCAGCCGCTCAGCAGCTTGGCGGTGACCAGATCATTGAAACGGGCCACCACCACGCCGATGCGGAGGGCATCGGCCCCGATGAAGCGGCCCTCGAAGATCGCCACAGGCAAGCGCCACCAGCGTGGCGAGGTCTAGGTGTCCTCAGGGTAGAAGCCCTGCTGCAGCGGGTTCGGAGCTGCCAGGCCCGGACGGACAGCCTCAGACCACGAAGAAGCTCATGCCCCAGTTCACCAGCACCAGGGCCACCCAGGCGATGCCGCCGATCAGGATCAGCCGGTTGGAGCGGCCGCTGTCCTCACTGCTGGCATAGAGCACGGGCACCGCCACGATGAGGGCGAACGACATCACCACCAGGGCCAGAACGGTGAGCGTGTTGAGGATCTGCATGGAACAGCGGCGTCGCCGGGGCCGGTCAGTGGCCGGATTCTCACATGGGCCCCCCGGGCCTTCGGGGCCACCCCTCGGGATCCTTCACAAGTTGTCGGGCAGCGCCAGGCGGGCCGCCGGTGTCCTGCGCCTACGATCGGACCCACCCAAGCGCTGAGCCGTGGCCGCGGAAGCCGATCAGCAGCTTTCGCTCGTTCCGGAGCTGGCCCTGCAGGGCTCGCTGTTCGCCGACGGCCCTGCTGAGGGCCCTGCTGAGGGCCCTGCTGACAGCCGTGCCGAGGGGCCCGGCCACGGCCCTGATCACAGCCCTGATCACGCTCCCCATCACGGCGGAACGGATCCAGGGGAGGGGGCGGCCACGCCGGTGCCGGCCGATCCCCTGGCCGCCGCCGCCGCAAGACCCCGGCGGCGGCAACGGCGCCAGGCCAAGCCGGCCGGGCCCGGCGCCCCTGCGGCCGCCGACCCCGGGTCGGACCTGCCCCCCTGGCACCACCACAGCCTGGTGGATCCGGCCCAGCTCACGCCGATGCTGCGCCACTACGTGGAGCTCAAGCGCGCCCACCCCGAGCGGGTGCTGCTCTACCGCCTGGGCGACTTCTTCGAGTGCTTCTTCGAGGACGCCATCGCCCTCTCGCGCCTGCTGGAGCTCACCCTCACCGGCAAGGAGGGCGGCAAGGCGATCGGCCGGGTGCCGATGGCCGGCATCCCCCACCACGCCGCCGAGCGCTACTGCGCCGATCTGGTGCGTCGCGGCCTCAGCGTGGCCCTCTGCGACCAGCTGGAGACCACCGCCGCCAAGGGCGAGCTGCTGCGCCGCGACATCACCCGGGTGCTCACCCCCGGCACGGTGATCGAGGAGGGCATGCTGGCGGCCCGCCGCAACAACTGGCTCTGCGCCGTGGTGCTGGAGCCCCCCGGCAGCGGCGCCCGCTGGGGCCTGGCCGTGGCCGACGTGAGCACGGGGGAATTCCGGGTCACCGAGCAGCAGGGCAGCGATGCCCTCCATCAGGAGCTGCTGCAGGTGGAGGCCGCCGAGGTGCTCTGGCCCGCAGCTGCAGAGCCAGCCGCGCAGGCAGGGGCGGGGGCAGAGGGGGCGGCAGCGGCGCCGGCCTGGTGTCCGCCGGCGCTGCAGCTCACCCCCCTGGCCCGCACCCCGTTCGAGAAGCCCGAGGCCACGGCCACCCTGCAGCAGCGCTTCCATCTGGCCAGCCTGGCCGGCCTCGGCCTCACGGAGCACCCCCTGGCCCTGCGGGCCGCCGGGGGCCTGGTGGCCTACCTGGACAGCACCCAGAACGGACGGGTGCCGCTCGATCCCCCCACCTGCTGGCATGCGGGCGATGCCCTGGTGCTCGATGCCGCCACCCGCCGCAACCTCGAGCTCACCCGCACCCAGATGAACGGCGGCTTCGAGGGGTCGCTGCTGTGGGCCCTCGACCGCACCCACACCGCCATGGGCGGGCGCTGCCTGCGCCGCTGGCTGGAGGCACCCCTGCTGGACCGGCAGGCGATCGAAACGCGCCAGGCCGCCGTGGGCGAGCTGGTGGAGGGACGGCCGCTGCGGCTGAACCTGCGCCGGCTGCTGCGGCCGATGGGGGATCTGGAGCGGCTGGCGGGCCGGGCCGGGGCCGGCACCGCCTCGGCGCGCGACCTGGTGGCCCTGGCCGATGGCCTCGAGCGGCTGCCGCAGCTGGCCGCCCTGCTGGCGGACTGCGCGGCCGCCCCCCTGCGGCGGCTGGCCCAGCCCTGGCCGGAGCTGGAGGCCCTGGCCGCGGACCTGCGCCACGTGCTGCTCGAGTCGCCTCCCCTCTCCCTCACCGACGGCGGCCTGATCCACGACGGCGTCGATCCTCTGCTGGACGGGCTGCGCAACCAGCTCGACGACCAGGACGCCTGGCTGGCCCAGCAGGAGTCCAGCGAGCGGGCCGCCAGCGGCATCGCCGGCCTGCGGCTGCAGCACCACCGCACCTTCGGCTACTTCCTGGCCGTGAGCAGGGCCCGGGCCGCTGCGGTGCCGGACCACTGGATCCGCCGCCAGACCCTGGCCAACGAGGAGCGCTTCGTCACCCCGGCGCTCAAGGGCCGCGAGGCCGAGATCCAGCAGCTCAGGGCGCGGGCCGCCCAGCGGGAATACGAGCTGTTCTGCCAGCTGCGCGGCCGGGCCGGCGAGCAGGCCGCCCGCATCCGCCAGGCCGCCCGGCTCGTGGCCGCGCTCGATGCCCTGGCCTCCCTCGCCGAGGTGGCCGCCACCGGCGGCTACTGCCGGCCCAGCCTCACCGGCGGCCGGGAGCTGGAGATCGAGGCCGGCCGCCATCCGGTGGTGGAGCTGCTGCTGGTGAACGACGCCTTCACCGCCAACGGCGTGGCCCTGGGCGGGGAGGGCAGCGGCCCCGGCAGCTCCCCCGACCTGCTGATCCTCACCGGCCCCAACGCCAGCGGCAAGAGCTGCTATCTGCGCCAGACCGGGCTGCTGCAGCTGATGGCCCAGATGGGCAGCTGGATCCCGGCCCGCTCCGCCCGGCTGGGCATCGCCGACCGGATCTTCACCCGCGTGGGCGCCGGCGACGATCTGGCCGCCGGCCAGTCCACCTTCATGGTGGAGATGGCCGAGACGGCCAACATCCTCCACCACGCCACGGCCCGCTCCCTGGTGCTGCTCGATGAGATCGGCCGCGGCACCGCCACCTTCGACGGCCTGTCGATCGCCTGGGCCGTGGCCGAGGAGCTGGCCCAGGGCATCGGCGCCCGCACCATCTTCGCCACCCACTACCACGAACTCAACGAGCTGGCGGAGCTGCTGCCCAACGTGGCCAACGCCCAGGTGCTGGTGGAGGAAACCGGCAGCGACCTGCGCTTCCTGCACCGGGTGGTGCCGGGCGGCGCCAGCCGCAGCTACGGCATCGAGGCGGCACGGCTGGCCGGCGTCCCGGCCTCGGTGCTGCTGCGGGCCCGCCAGGTGCTGAGCCGGATCGAGGCCAATTCCCAGGTGCGGGTGGGTCAGCTGCGGGCCGCCTGACGCCAGCCGGCCCGCAGCAGCGCGTTGCAGGCCGCCGCCACCAGGCCCGCCCCGCCCCGGGAGCCCTCCAGGCGCACCTGGGGCAGGCCGCTGGCCGCCAGGTGCCGCTTGCTGGCCTGCACCCCCACGAAGCCCACCGGCATGCCGATCACCAGGGCCGGGGGCGGCACCGCAGCGGCGGCCACCAGCTCCAGCAGCCGCTCCAGCGCCGTGGGGGCGCTGCCCACCAGCACCACCAGGCCCCCGCCCAGCTCCAGCAGGGCCCGCTCCATGCCCACGGCGGTGCGGGTGGTGCCGGCGGGAGCCGTGGCTGGTGCCCAGGCGAGCACGTCCTGCACCGGATTGGCGAAGGTGCGGGCCGCCATCGGCGCCACGGCCGCCGCCGCCATGGCCGTGTCGGTGAGGATCGGCGCCCCCGCCGCCAGGGCTGCCGCAGCGGCGGCGCAGGCGCCTGCGCTGCAGTGGAGATCGGCCGCGATGGACACGTCGCCGCAGCTGTGGATGCAGCGCTCCAGCACAGCGCGCTCAAGCGGATCGGCGGGAGGCGCGATGCCGCGGGCGGTCAGCTCGGCGCGGATCAGCCGCAGGCTTTCCAGAAAGATCGGATGATCCGTGAGGATGGGGCGGTCGATGGGGTCGGGCGCGACGGTCGGGCGCACCAGACCCTATGCACTCCCCGATGCGCCCCGGGCCCGCCACACCGCTACGTGATGCCGATTCGCCATGCCGATCCATCTGCTCTGGGGCGATGACGAGGCCGCCCGAGGCCGCCGGGTGGAGGCCCTGATCGCCGAGCTGGTGGATCCGGCCTGGGCCGCGATCAACCTCAGTCGGCTGGATGGCCAGGACGCCGCCCAGGCGGCCCGGGCCCTCGAGGAGGCGCGCACCCCCCCCTTCGGCGGCGGTGCACGGCTGGTGCTGCTGCAGCGCAGCCCCTTCTGCAACCAGTGCCCGGCCGAGCTGGCGGAGAGCTTCGAAGCCACCCTGCCGCTGATCCCGCCCAGCTGCCATCTGCTGCTGGTGCATGCCGCGAAACCGGATGGCCGCCTGCGCACCACCAAGGCACTGCAGAAGCTGGTGAAGGCTGGCGAGGCGGAGGAGCAGGCGTTCCAGCTGCCGGCCATCTGGGATGGCGCCG
This portion of the Cyanobium sp. NIES-981 genome encodes:
- a CDS encoding glycosyltransferase family 2 protein is translated as MQPPSPPHQRRIWFSLVLFQHRLPSIQPLLASIRALAEQTPRWRTALAVYDGSPPGPALPAAAELEAQLGGVPLHYTRGANVGYGRAHNSNYAAAALDPGDLFIVTNPDIRFAPAELTPLLDWVVCSPQVSCAAPLVVGDDGAIQYSAKHNPTLLALALGRFPLLKAVPGFRRYDRFHRNAFRDYSSECFPSAFLSGCFLVIPAHSYGAVGGFCERYFLHLEDADLVRRLSSIGLTVHNPKGRVVHSWARGSHRSVRQMLCLLKSMLIYRSIWGLRFA
- the rfbD gene encoding dTDP-4-dehydrorhamnose reductase; the encoded protein is MSDSSLQVLLTGAGGQLGQELVAQCPAGVSLMATGRAELDLADPEACRRLVRERRPHWVLNAGAYTAVDRAESEPELAQAVNGAAPAALAAALGETGGRLLHVSTDFVFDGVQGSPYTPDQPLHPLGVYGASKAAGEQAVLASDLAEQGRAHVLRTSWVYGPVGRNFCLTMLRLHGEKEEIGVVADQVGCPTATPTLAAACWRLIGRAMEPPGASEPPEPPEAGAPLPAVLHWSDAGAASWYDFAVAIGELGEELGLLQRQARVKPITTADYPTPARRPSYSLLDCTASRAALGLEPIHWRAALRQVLGRLVA
- the rfbC gene encoding dTDP-4-dehydrorhamnose 3,5-epimerase produces the protein MQVEQLNSTTGAALEGVLLLTPRVFGDDRGFFFESWNQNSFNAAAGPTVFVQDNHSRSVQGVLRGLHYQLPPHPQGKLVRCLAGEIFDVAVDIRRGSPTFGQWGGVRLSAENKQQLWVPPGYAHGFLTLSDTAEVHYKTTDFWSKECERGIRWDDPQLAVGWPLEGLAGGQPLLSAKDAVAPLLAEADLFA
- the rfbA gene encoding glucose-1-phosphate thymidylyltransferase RfbA, with product MASRPWHHLPSHAEALSPERKGIILAGGSGTRLHPITVGVSKQLLPVFDKPMIYYPLSTLMLAGIREVLIITTPTDQEAFQRLLGDGSRWGMAIAYAVQPSPDGLAQAFLIGEAFLSGAPAALVLGDNLFHGHEFSPQLQGCNGQGEGAIVFAYPVRDPERYGVVAFDGNGRVLSIEEKPAQPKSRYAVTGLYFYDDTVVERARRVVPSDRGELEITDLNRQYLEEGLLKVELMGRGMAWLDTGTCDSLHEAGSYIRTLEHRQGLKVGCPEEVAWRMGWIDDGQLAALAAPLRKSGYGEYLLQVLETGHAG
- a CDS encoding GNAT family N-acetyltransferase, with amino-acid sequence MVPIQLLRHAPGAPGLRWLGLGPGLRPTRGLLKLQRLFNHHAFWAQQRSYPQLRRLLAGSPVVVSLWRGKRLVGFGRASSDGVCRAVLWDVVVAGDLQGRGLGRQMVEGLLSDPRLRRVERVYLMTTNSAGFYEQLGFQRVESQHLLARHPG
- the ribH gene encoding 6,7-dimethyl-8-ribityllumazine synthase, with the translated sequence MAIFEGRFIGADALRIGVVVARFNDLVTAKLLSGCLDCLSRHGIDTSASSSQLDVAWVPGSFEIPLVAQRLAASGRYQVVITLGAVIRGDTPHFDVVVSEVSKGVAAVSRQTGVPVIFGVLTTDTMQQALERAGIKSNLGWSYGLQALEMGSLMSALPA
- the psbZ gene encoding photosystem II reaction center protein PsbZ; the protein is MQILNTLTVLALVVMSFALIVAVPVLYASSEDSGRSNRLILIGGIAWVALVLVNWGMSFFVV
- the mutS gene encoding DNA mismatch repair protein MutS, giving the protein MAAEADQQLSLVPELALQGSLFADGPAEGPAEGPADSRAEGPGHGPDHSPDHAPHHGGTDPGEGAATPVPADPLAAAAARPRRRQRRQAKPAGPGAPAAADPGSDLPPWHHHSLVDPAQLTPMLRHYVELKRAHPERVLLYRLGDFFECFFEDAIALSRLLELTLTGKEGGKAIGRVPMAGIPHHAAERYCADLVRRGLSVALCDQLETTAAKGELLRRDITRVLTPGTVIEEGMLAARRNNWLCAVVLEPPGSGARWGLAVADVSTGEFRVTEQQGSDALHQELLQVEAAEVLWPAAAEPAAQAGAGAEGAAAAPAWCPPALQLTPLARTPFEKPEATATLQQRFHLASLAGLGLTEHPLALRAAGGLVAYLDSTQNGRVPLDPPTCWHAGDALVLDAATRRNLELTRTQMNGGFEGSLLWALDRTHTAMGGRCLRRWLEAPLLDRQAIETRQAAVGELVEGRPLRLNLRRLLRPMGDLERLAGRAGAGTASARDLVALADGLERLPQLAALLADCAAAPLRRLAQPWPELEALAADLRHVLLESPPLSLTDGGLIHDGVDPLLDGLRNQLDDQDAWLAQQESSERAASGIAGLRLQHHRTFGYFLAVSRARAAAVPDHWIRRQTLANEERFVTPALKGREAEIQQLRARAAQREYELFCQLRGRAGEQAARIRQAARLVAALDALASLAEVAATGGYCRPSLTGGRELEIEAGRHPVVELLLVNDAFTANGVALGGEGSGPGSSPDLLILTGPNASGKSCYLRQTGLLQLMAQMGSWIPARSARLGIADRIFTRVGAGDDLAAGQSTFMVEMAETANILHHATARSLVLLDEIGRGTATFDGLSIAWAVAEELAQGIGARTIFATHYHELNELAELLPNVANAQVLVEETGSDLRFLHRVVPGGASRSYGIEAARLAGVPASVLLRARQVLSRIEANSQVRVGQLRAA
- a CDS encoding precorrin-8X methylmutase, which encodes MRPTVAPDPIDRPILTDHPIFLESLRLIRAELTARGIAPPADPLERAVLERCIHSCGDVSIAADLHCSAGACAAAAAALAAGAPILTDTAMAAAAVAPMAARTFANPVQDVLAWAPATAPAGTTRTAVGMERALLELGGGLVVLVGSAPTALERLLELVAAAAVPPPALVIGMPVGFVGVQASKRHLAASGLPQVRLEGSRGGAGLVAAACNALLRAGWRQAARS